The Chryseobacterium nakagawai genome has a segment encoding these proteins:
- the ftsH gene encoding ATP-dependent zinc metalloprotease FtsH: MNNKGFNWFFPIAIIALLLFFGSNFLGGDTAKTIDEDGFFREMQAGKVQNIIIYKDIEKADVFLTKEAKSAMVKTGKENNPFSALDMAPKADYSVKYGDLQLFLQKFEQIKTTNPAIKTAKDYGTGKSPFADILISALIWIAILGLFYFLLFRKMGGGGGPGGQIFSIGKSKAKLFDEKERIQVTFKDVAGLEGAKEEVQEVVDFLKNSEKYTKLGGKIPKGVLLVGPPGTGKTLLAKAVAGEAKVPFFSLSGSDFVEMFVGVGASRVRDLFAQAKAKSPAIIFIDEIDAIGRARGKNNFSGGNDERENTLNQLLTEMDGFGTDVNVIVMAATNRADILDKALMRAGRFDRSIYVDLPELHERKDIFDVHLKKIKLDDNVDRDFLAKQTPGFSGADIANVCNEAALIAARYNHTSVTKQDFLDAVDRIIGGLEKKNMAIKPSEKRRVAYHEAGHATISWLVEHASPLLKVTIVPRGRSLGAAWYLPEERQLTTTEQMLDEMCATLGGRAAEQVIFNNISTGALSDLETVTKRAQAMVTIYGLSPNIGNISYYDSSGQSEYSFGKPYSEETATKIDAEIKLIIENQYERAVRILDENKDKLDALANKLLEKEVIFREDLEEIFGKRAWDPELTEKPVTNTIPEKDLPEVLETPPIKEKEEESEIQAPESPTQL; the protein is encoded by the coding sequence ATGAATAACAAAGGATTCAATTGGTTCTTTCCTATTGCAATCATAGCTCTTTTGCTTTTCTTTGGTTCCAATTTCCTTGGTGGAGATACAGCAAAAACTATTGATGAGGATGGTTTCTTTAGAGAAATGCAGGCGGGGAAAGTCCAAAATATTATTATATACAAAGACATAGAGAAAGCTGATGTTTTCCTTACTAAAGAAGCAAAATCAGCAATGGTGAAAACCGGAAAGGAAAATAATCCTTTTTCAGCTTTAGATATGGCTCCAAAAGCAGACTATTCTGTGAAATATGGAGATCTTCAACTTTTCCTTCAGAAATTTGAACAGATCAAAACAACCAATCCGGCTATTAAAACAGCTAAAGATTATGGAACAGGCAAGAGTCCTTTCGCGGATATTCTTATATCTGCATTAATCTGGATTGCTATTCTGGGATTATTCTACTTCCTTCTTTTCAGAAAGATGGGTGGGGGCGGAGGTCCTGGCGGACAGATTTTCTCTATCGGAAAATCTAAAGCTAAGCTTTTCGATGAAAAAGAAAGAATTCAGGTAACATTTAAAGATGTTGCAGGATTAGAAGGTGCTAAAGAAGAAGTACAAGAAGTCGTAGATTTCTTGAAAAACTCTGAAAAATATACAAAATTAGGAGGTAAAATTCCTAAAGGTGTACTATTGGTAGGCCCTCCGGGAACAGGTAAGACCTTATTGGCGAAAGCTGTTGCTGGGGAAGCTAAAGTTCCGTTTTTCTCCCTTTCAGGATCTGATTTCGTAGAAATGTTTGTTGGGGTAGGAGCTTCAAGAGTAAGAGACCTTTTTGCTCAGGCTAAAGCTAAATCTCCGGCGATTATCTTTATCGATGAGATTGATGCTATCGGACGTGCAAGAGGAAAAAATAATTTCTCAGGCGGAAACGATGAAAGAGAAAATACATTGAACCAGCTTCTTACTGAAATGGATGGTTTCGGAACAGATGTAAATGTCATTGTAATGGCAGCTACCAACAGAGCGGATATCCTTGATAAAGCTTTGATGAGAGCAGGTCGTTTTGACCGTTCAATCTATGTAGATCTTCCTGAATTGCATGAAAGAAAAGATATCTTTGATGTTCATTTGAAGAAAATCAAACTTGATGATAATGTAGACAGAGATTTCTTAGCAAAACAAACTCCTGGATTCAGTGGAGCGGATATTGCTAATGTTTGTAATGAAGCAGCGTTGATTGCAGCGAGATATAACCATACTTCTGTTACAAAACAGGACTTCCTGGATGCGGTAGATAGAATTATTGGTGGTCTTGAAAAGAAAAATATGGCCATCAAGCCATCTGAAAAGAGAAGAGTTGCTTATCATGAAGCAGGTCATGCTACAATCTCTTGGCTGGTAGAACATGCATCCCCACTTTTAAAAGTAACGATTGTTCCAAGAGGACGTTCTTTAGGTGCAGCATGGTATCTTCCGGAAGAGAGACAACTTACTACTACTGAACAGATGTTGGATGAAATGTGTGCAACATTAGGAGGTAGAGCAGCTGAGCAGGTGATCTTCAACAATATCTCTACTGGAGCTCTTTCTGATTTAGAAACAGTAACGAAGAGAGCTCAGGCAATGGTGACGATCTACGGATTAAGCCCTAATATTGGTAATATTTCTTACTATGACAGTTCAGGGCAGTCTGAATATTCTTTCGGAAAACCTTATTCTGAAGAAACAGCTACTAAAATTGATGCAGAAATCAAATTGATTATCGAAAATCAGTATGAAAGAGCGGTAAGAATTCTTGACGAAAATAAAGATAAGCTTGATGCTCTGGCAAATAAACTGTTAGAAAAAGAAGTGATCTTCCGTGAAGACTTAGAAGAAATCTTTGGTAAAAGAGCATGGGATCCTGAATTGACAGAGAAACCGGTTACCAATACTATTCCTGAAAAAGATCTACCGGAAGTGTTGGAAACACCTCCAATTAAAGAAAAAGAAGAAGAAAGCGAAATACAGGCTCCTGAAAGCCCAACACAGCTTTAA
- a CDS encoding LptF/LptG family permease, translating to MLKIVDRYIIKKYLGTFSFMLVLLSIVVLVIDVQQKIPRIENAKALDPKLDLGYFLLHFYPYWIINLVVTFLSILVFITVIYFTSRMANNTEIVAIISSGASFHRFSKPYLYTSILIALMALVVYHLVLPWANIKKNELEAYTYNAANKEKILGTAPASSQLSKTEYIFVDSWNKREKRGSSFVYQKFDTHRKMVYELKASEVYWDQDKKQFVLNNYLEKTINKDNTEKLNNGVELRKNYSHSPEELFPNELLGQNKTTPELLKFIEREKARGNSNLNSYLNELHQRTSMPVSIIILTFLALSLSSQKKRGGLGINLAIGISLAFLFVFSFEALKVVSENKSLSPALAMWLPNLVFLPLTLYLYIKRANQ from the coding sequence ATGCTTAAGATTGTAGACAGATATATCATCAAAAAATACCTTGGAACTTTTAGTTTCATGCTGGTACTGTTGTCTATAGTAGTACTTGTTATCGATGTTCAGCAAAAAATTCCAAGGATAGAAAATGCAAAAGCTCTAGATCCTAAACTGGATCTTGGGTATTTTCTGCTTCACTTTTATCCTTACTGGATCATTAATCTAGTAGTGACATTCCTTTCCATTCTGGTATTTATTACGGTGATCTATTTCACTTCCAGAATGGCAAACAATACTGAAATTGTTGCTATTATCAGTAGTGGAGCTAGTTTTCACAGGTTTTCAAAACCGTATCTGTATACTTCTATTCTGATTGCATTAATGGCGCTTGTGGTGTATCATTTGGTTCTTCCTTGGGCTAATATCAAGAAAAACGAGTTGGAAGCGTATACCTATAATGCTGCCAATAAAGAAAAGATTCTGGGGACTGCTCCAGCCTCTTCACAGTTGAGTAAAACAGAGTATATCTTTGTAGATTCCTGGAATAAAAGAGAAAAAAGAGGATCCAGTTTTGTGTACCAAAAGTTTGATACTCACAGAAAAATGGTGTACGAATTAAAAGCTAGTGAAGTATATTGGGATCAGGATAAAAAGCAGTTCGTTTTAAATAATTATCTTGAAAAGACGATCAATAAAGATAATACGGAGAAACTGAATAATGGAGTAGAGCTTAGAAAAAACTATAGCCACTCTCCTGAAGAACTTTTTCCGAATGAGCTTTTAGGGCAAAATAAAACAACCCCTGAGCTTTTAAAATTCATAGAAAGAGAAAAAGCCAGAGGAAATAGTAATCTTAACTCTTATTTGAATGAGCTTCATCAGAGGACTTCAATGCCTGTTTCTATTATTATTCTGACTTTCCTTGCGCTCTCTCTGTCTTCTCAAAAGAAGAGAGGGGGATTAGGGATTAATCTTGCGATAGGGATTTCATTGGCCTTCCTGTTTGTCTTTTCATTTGAAGCTTTAAAAGTGGTTTCAGAAAATAAAAGTTTATCACCGGCTTTAGCGATGTGGTTGCCTAATCTGGTATTTCTTCCGCTTACTCTATATCTTTATATCAAAAGAGCTAATCAATAG
- a CDS encoding polyprenol monophosphomannose synthase has product MKKLVIIPTYNEKENIENIISAVFALENDFHILVVDDSSPDGTADVVKELQKKHPHYLHISIRHSKDGLGKAYIHGFKWAIENKYDYIFEMDADFSHNPNDLPKLFEACQNADMAIGSRYSKGVNVVNWPMGRVLLSYFASKYVRFVLGLPIHDTTAGFVCFSRKVLEEIGLDNVKLKGYGFQIEMKFRAFKKGFRIVEVPIIFTNRILGESKMNGGIIHEAVFGVLNLKWKSIINRL; this is encoded by the coding sequence ATGAAAAAACTCGTCATCATCCCAACGTATAACGAAAAGGAAAATATTGAAAATATTATTTCCGCGGTTTTTGCATTGGAGAATGACTTTCATATCTTAGTAGTGGATGATTCTTCTCCAGATGGAACAGCAGATGTAGTAAAGGAATTGCAGAAGAAGCACCCCCATTACCTGCATATTTCGATAAGACATAGTAAAGATGGTTTAGGTAAAGCCTATATTCATGGATTTAAATGGGCGATCGAAAATAAATACGACTACATTTTTGAAATGGATGCCGATTTTTCACATAACCCTAATGATCTTCCTAAACTTTTTGAAGCTTGTCAGAATGCTGATATGGCCATTGGTTCCCGGTATTCAAAAGGGGTAAATGTTGTCAACTGGCCTATGGGAAGAGTGTTGCTGTCCTATTTTGCATCAAAATATGTGAGATTTGTGTTAGGACTACCTATTCATGATACTACAGCCGGTTTTGTGTGCTTTTCCAGAAAAGTATTGGAAGAAATCGGATTGGATAATGTAAAATTGAAAGGGTACGGTTTTCAGATAGAAATGAAATTCAGAGCTTTTAAAAAAGGTTTTAGAATTGTAGAAGTTCCTATTATATTTACCAATAGAATTTTAGGAGAAAGCAAAATGAATGGCGGAATTATCCATGAAGCTGTTTTTGGTGTTTTAAACTTAAAATGGAAGTCAATCATCAATCGATTATAA
- a CDS encoding uroporphyrinogen-III synthase yields the protein MRIKSILVSQPAPSESSPYLDIAKKEKIKIDFRPFIHVEGVDNKELRTQKIDLTQYTGIIFTSKNAIDHYFRLAEELRFAVPDTMRYICQSEAIANYLQKHIVYRKRKISFGEKNFSDLLPLFKKFPTEKYLLPSSDVLSPDIVKTLDSANVEWTRAIMYRTVCSDLTDINIKDYDMLIFFSPQGIKSLQQNFPDFKQDETKIGVFGNTTLAAAEEAGLKVDLMAPTKETPSMTMALEKYIKALHK from the coding sequence ATGAGAATAAAGTCTATATTGGTTTCTCAACCAGCGCCTAGTGAGTCTTCTCCATATCTGGATATAGCGAAGAAGGAAAAAATAAAGATTGATTTCCGTCCATTTATCCACGTCGAAGGGGTTGACAATAAAGAACTCAGAACTCAGAAAATAGATCTGACACAATATACTGGTATCATTTTCACCAGTAAAAATGCTATTGACCATTACTTCAGACTTGCAGAAGAATTACGTTTTGCAGTTCCGGATACAATGAGATATATCTGCCAGTCGGAGGCAATTGCCAACTATCTTCAGAAGCACATTGTGTACAGAAAAAGAAAGATCAGCTTTGGGGAGAAAAACTTCTCAGATCTACTTCCTCTATTCAAGAAGTTTCCCACTGAAAAATATCTGTTGCCATCTTCAGATGTTTTAAGCCCGGATATTGTAAAAACTTTAGATTCTGCAAACGTAGAATGGACAAGAGCAATCATGTACCGCACTGTATGCAGTGACCTGACAGACATCAACATTAAAGATTATGACATGTTGATCTTCTTCAGTCCACAGGGAATTAAGTCTCTGCAACAAAACTTTCCAGACTTCAAACAAGATGAAACAAAGATCGGAGTTTTTGGAAATACTACTTTAGCTGCTGCAGAAGAAGCAGGATTAAAGGTAGACTTAATGGCTCCTACGAAGGAAACTCCTTCTATGACCATGGCCCTAGAAAAATATATTAAAGCACTACACAAATAG
- the tgt gene encoding tRNA guanosine(34) transglycosylase Tgt, translating to MKFFNIEKTSEGKARAGEITTDHGKIQTPIFMPVGTVASVKTVHQRELKEDIKAQIILGNTYHLYLRPGMETMQDAGGLHKFMNWDLPILTDSGGFQVFSLASNRKMTEEGARFKSHIDGSYHMFSPERSMEIQRQIGADIFMAFDECTPYPCEYNQAKSSMELTHRWLKRCIEWTNDNPELYGHKQRLFPIVQGSTYSDLRKISAEVISEAGAEGNAIGGLSVGEPEEEMYRITDEVTDILPKEKPRYLMGVGTPWNILESIGLGIDMMDCVMPTRNARNAMLFTWQGVMNLKNEKWKRDFSPLDEFGTSFVDREYSKAYLRHLFVSKEYLAKQIASIHNLAFYLDLVKVAREHIIAGDFYEWKNSIVPVLRQRL from the coding sequence ATGAAATTTTTTAATATCGAAAAAACCTCTGAAGGAAAAGCTAGGGCAGGGGAAATTACTACAGACCACGGGAAGATTCAAACCCCTATTTTTATGCCGGTAGGAACTGTTGCAAGTGTGAAAACAGTTCATCAGAGAGAATTAAAAGAAGACATTAAAGCCCAAATTATTTTGGGCAATACATACCATCTTTATCTTCGTCCAGGAATGGAAACGATGCAGGATGCCGGTGGTTTACATAAATTTATGAACTGGGACCTTCCTATTCTTACGGATTCTGGAGGTTTTCAGGTGTTCTCGTTAGCGAGCAACAGAAAAATGACAGAAGAGGGAGCGAGATTCAAATCTCATATTGACGGAAGTTATCACATGTTCTCTCCGGAAAGATCAATGGAAATCCAAAGACAGATCGGGGCAGATATTTTCATGGCTTTTGATGAATGTACTCCTTACCCTTGTGAATACAATCAGGCAAAATCATCTATGGAGCTTACCCACCGTTGGCTGAAAAGATGTATCGAATGGACTAATGATAATCCTGAATTATACGGGCATAAGCAAAGACTTTTCCCAATTGTTCAGGGATCTACTTATTCTGATTTAAGAAAAATTTCAGCGGAAGTAATTTCTGAAGCAGGAGCAGAAGGAAATGCGATCGGAGGACTTTCTGTAGGAGAACCAGAAGAGGAAATGTACAGAATTACAGATGAAGTAACAGATATTCTCCCAAAAGAAAAACCAAGATACCTGATGGGAGTTGGAACTCCTTGGAACATTCTTGAATCTATTGGGTTAGGAATTGATATGATGGATTGCGTGATGCCTACAAGAAATGCCAGAAATGCAATGCTTTTCACATGGCAAGGGGTAATGAATCTTAAAAATGAAAAATGGAAACGTGATTTTTCGCCTTTGGATGAATTCGGGACAAGCTTTGTAGATCGTGAATATTCAAAAGCATATCTTCGTCATCTATTTGTATCCAAAGAATATCTGGCGAAGCAAATCGCTTCAATTCATAACTTAGCATTTTATCTTGATTTGGTAAAAGTAGCCAGAGAACATATCATTGCGGGAGATTTCTATGAGTGGAAAAATTCTATAGTACCGGTTCTTAGACAAAGACTGTAA
- a CDS encoding phosphatidate cytidylyltransferase produces MDKNLIQRTVSGLVYVAIIILCSTPLGAQLINSVFPGLIQQQYLYYGLISLLLVVGTWECVKLMKFGKGYEKWVVYPLVIFIFYIFSKRYFHHDFFFDFRLSEILALALIGIAIVTLFKFPNELYFDNGKLIFTVIYVALPFSFALGLPKFSSYNDGFSMEVLFLFILIWSSDTFAYLVGKFFGKHKMAPKISPKKTWEGYAGGVVLTLVLSYFIEHYQPELRGNWMIVGFLVAAFAPLGDLVESQLKRNFGVKDSGNIIPGHGGVLDRLDSFIICVPVVYLYFILEKFI; encoded by the coding sequence TTGGACAAAAATCTCATTCAAAGGACCGTTTCAGGTCTCGTTTATGTAGCCATTATCATTCTTTGTTCGACTCCGTTAGGGGCGCAACTTATTAACAGTGTTTTCCCTGGTCTTATTCAGCAACAATATCTTTATTATGGTCTGATAAGTCTTTTGTTGGTTGTAGGTACTTGGGAGTGTGTGAAACTAATGAAATTTGGAAAAGGATATGAAAAATGGGTAGTATATCCATTGGTTATTTTTATATTTTACATTTTTTCCAAAAGATACTTCCATCATGATTTCTTTTTTGATTTCAGATTGAGTGAGATATTAGCTCTTGCTCTCATTGGTATTGCTATAGTCACTTTATTTAAGTTTCCTAACGAATTATACTTTGACAACGGAAAATTGATTTTTACCGTTATTTACGTAGCCCTGCCATTCAGTTTTGCATTGGGATTACCTAAGTTCTCCAGCTATAACGATGGTTTTTCTATGGAAGTTCTTTTCCTTTTTATCCTGATCTGGAGTAGTGATACTTTTGCTTACCTCGTAGGAAAGTTCTTTGGAAAACATAAAATGGCACCTAAGATTTCGCCTAAAAAAACATGGGAAGGGTACGCTGGAGGTGTTGTTTTAACCTTAGTTCTATCGTACTTTATTGAGCATTATCAGCCTGAGTTGAGAGGGAACTGGATGATCGTAGGATTTCTAGTAGCAGCTTTTGCTCCACTGGGAGATTTGGTAGAAAGCCAACTGAAGAGAAACTTCGGTGTAAAGGATAGTGGAAACATCATTCCGGGGCATGGAGGAGTATTAGATAGACTGGATAGTTTTATTATCTGCGTTCCTGTCGTATATTTGTACTTTATTTTAGAAAAATTTATTTAG
- a CDS encoding phosphatidylserine decarboxylase family protein has translation MKLHRESKGTITVATILFLVLGALAIYFLKIWSLLIIAPLLVIYCLVFWFFRVPNRTILDHKENVIAPVDGKVVMIKEVEENEFIKGKAIQVSIFMSPLNVHICRYPVTGKVIYKKYHPGKYLVAWHEKSSTENERTTVAIETETNHKVVFRQIAGYVARRIVFYCNEGDQAKAGHEFGFIKFGSRMDVFLPLDTEIICKIGDITKGGLDVIAKLRD, from the coding sequence ATGAAATTACATAGAGAATCAAAAGGAACGATTACCGTAGCCACGATACTTTTTCTGGTATTGGGGGCATTAGCTATCTATTTCCTTAAAATATGGTCTTTGCTGATCATTGCACCTTTGTTGGTTATTTACTGTCTGGTATTTTGGTTTTTCAGAGTCCCGAATCGTACTATTCTTGACCATAAAGAGAACGTAATTGCTCCGGTTGACGGAAAAGTGGTAATGATCAAAGAAGTGGAAGAAAATGAATTCATTAAAGGAAAGGCCATTCAGGTTTCTATCTTCATGTCTCCTTTGAACGTTCATATCTGTAGATACCCGGTTACAGGGAAGGTAATATATAAAAAATACCATCCTGGAAAATACCTGGTAGCATGGCATGAAAAGTCATCTACAGAGAATGAAAGAACAACCGTAGCTATTGAAACTGAAACCAATCATAAAGTGGTTTTCAGACAAATTGCAGGATATGTAGCCAGAAGGATCGTATTCTACTGTAATGAAGGAGATCAGGCTAAAGCCGGACATGAGTTTGGATTTATTAAATTCGGGTCAAGAATGGACGTATTTCTGCCTTTAGATACTGAAATCATCTGTAAGATCGGAGACATTACCAAAGGAGGATTGGATGTCATTGCCAAATTGAGAGATTAA
- a CDS encoding biotin--[acetyl-CoA-carboxylase] ligase: MSQLFYLKECSSTNDEISKFLLYENSDFIGLHTFNQTKGRGQYGNVWIPTAGKNLAYTLAVNTQNILCSDFIFNYYTAIIVRDFLANLADNDVKIKWPNDIILKGKKIVGILIEKKKINQNNYFIIGTGINILQDKFEAISNAGSLLTQTGHEFNLEELSVNLHEFLSEKLKNIPSDQEILDHFNKSLFRKDEISVFEIEKERQNGIIRNADDKGELWIELEKDGMRSFYHKEVKLLY; this comes from the coding sequence ATGAGCCAACTCTTCTATCTGAAAGAATGTTCTTCTACTAATGACGAAATATCAAAGTTTTTACTTTACGAAAATTCAGATTTTATAGGATTGCATACTTTTAATCAAACTAAAGGCCGTGGCCAGTATGGAAATGTCTGGATTCCGACTGCCGGAAAAAACCTGGCGTATACGCTGGCAGTGAATACTCAAAACATACTGTGTTCCGACTTTATATTCAATTATTATACCGCAATTATTGTCAGGGATTTCCTTGCCAATTTGGCTGATAATGATGTGAAAATTAAATGGCCGAATGATATTATCCTTAAAGGTAAAAAAATCGTTGGAATTTTGATTGAAAAGAAAAAAATTAATCAAAATAATTATTTTATTATTGGAACCGGAATCAATATCCTTCAAGACAAATTTGAAGCAATATCGAACGCTGGTTCACTTCTGACGCAGACAGGGCATGAATTCAACCTTGAAGAGCTTAGTGTAAACCTTCATGAATTCTTGTCAGAAAAACTAAAAAACATCCCTTCTGACCAGGAAATACTGGATCATTTCAATAAGAGTCTGTTTCGAAAGGATGAGATCTCTGTCTTTGAAATTGAAAAAGAGAGACAAAATGGCATCATCCGGAATGCAGATGATAAAGGAGAACTTTGGATCGAATTGGAAAAAGACGGCATGCGTTCTTTTTACCACAAGGAGGTAAAACTCCTCTATTGA
- a CDS encoding LUD domain-containing protein produces the protein MNLFKRIVSKLTNQPEEEDKQSLEKLGDSLKNADLDYKFAQLFTHSGGFFNYCADEAEALQTLNQIIKIEGINNLFCWDKELQNFLNVVKTSYTSELQPSNEAAFITCEYLIAYDGRIMLSHNNILHYHSSRLPDKIIIIANVSQIVNSLNDAMGKIKRNGNIKNLTSISGSQSKMDSSSNSNTKLFLLLLED, from the coding sequence TTGAATTTATTCAAGAGGATTGTAAGCAAACTTACCAACCAGCCTGAGGAAGAGGACAAACAGAGCCTGGAGAAGCTTGGGGATTCGCTGAAAAATGCGGATCTCGACTATAAGTTTGCGCAATTATTTACGCATTCAGGGGGATTTTTTAATTATTGTGCAGATGAAGCGGAGGCTCTACAAACTTTAAATCAAATTATCAAAATAGAAGGTATCAACAACCTGTTTTGTTGGGATAAGGAACTTCAGAACTTTTTAAATGTTGTGAAGACTTCTTATACTTCAGAATTGCAGCCGTCTAATGAAGCAGCATTCATTACATGTGAATACCTGATTGCTTATGACGGAAGAATTATGCTTTCTCATAATAATATTCTTCATTATCATTCCTCAAGGCTACCAGATAAGATTATTATCATTGCCAATGTTTCGCAGATTGTAAACAGCCTGAATGATGCCATGGGGAAAATAAAAAGGAACGGAAATATAAAGAACCTTACTTCCATTAGTGGAAGCCAGTCTAAAATGGACAGTTCTTCCAATTCCAATACAAAACTGTTTTTATTGCTGCTTGAAGATTAA
- a CDS encoding DUF4296 domain-containing protein — protein MANPSNTKYRNKLTKNLILVFVFLGLFSCSDYIDKPKNLVDEEVMAEVIADLVMNDQVNFMYQNRNMEAGTRFILKSHHVKPDDFVESFKYYVIKEEMEGIATEAQQILLKKDPKADQYVKDKLKKTELGMPQK, from the coding sequence ATGGCTAATCCTTCCAATACAAAATATAGAAATAAGCTGACGAAAAATTTGATTCTTGTTTTTGTTTTTCTGGGGCTGTTTTCATGTAGTGATTATATTGATAAGCCTAAAAATCTTGTTGATGAGGAGGTGATGGCAGAAGTTATCGCTGATCTTGTGATGAATGATCAGGTTAATTTTATGTATCAGAACCGGAATATGGAAGCCGGTACCAGATTTATTTTGAAATCCCATCATGTAAAACCGGATGATTTTGTTGAAAGTTTTAAGTATTATGTGATTAAAGAAGAAATGGAAGGCATTGCGACCGAAGCACAGCAAATTTTACTCAAGAAAGATCCTAAAGCGGATCAATATGTAAAAGATAAGCTGAAGAAAACCGAATTAGGAATGCCTCAAAAATAA
- the rsfS gene encoding ribosome silencing factor, with translation MNKTAEKQALIDKIVEAIQDVKGEDIMIFDLSKIENSVAETFVICSGNSNTQVSALAGSVEKKVRNDLKDRPWHVEGTENSMWVLVDYVSVVVHIFQKEAREYYDIEELWGDAVITKIENE, from the coding sequence ATGAATAAAACAGCAGAAAAACAAGCACTAATAGATAAAATCGTTGAAGCAATTCAAGATGTGAAGGGAGAAGATATTATGATCTTCGATCTTTCAAAAATTGAAAACTCAGTAGCGGAAACGTTCGTAATATGTAGCGGAAACTCGAATACACAGGTTTCAGCATTGGCTGGAAGTGTTGAGAAAAAAGTGAGAAACGATCTGAAAGATAGACCTTGGCATGTAGAAGGTACAGAAAACTCAATGTGGGTATTGGTAGATTATGTTTCAGTAGTGGTTCACATTTTCCAGAAAGAAGCACGTGAATATTACGATATCGAAGAACTTTGGGGTGACGCAGTCATTACCAAAATTGAAAATGAATAA
- a CDS encoding DUF4271 domain-containing protein, with product MPSSPNYINYVRIPENNDWVIFILIGCIFLYVFMMNIIERDASLKDFLLQKYFDASNNLPSWIITSCVTTLTLSVLISQYIPVVPKFIADIQIVGYQLNKFGYTFLAVIFFYLIKSTLGFLFYQSIGDGKKWTIFYFTATKFYFILSFLLIILCVSHYYFPIDRNKIFSYYFFFFSFVFIFKVFFYLFHKNKILPEKWYYKFLYICTLQIAPLLLLWKLLFF from the coding sequence TTGCCATCATCACCAAACTACATCAACTATGTAAGAATACCTGAGAATAACGACTGGGTAATTTTTATACTTATAGGCTGTATATTTTTATATGTTTTTATGATGAACATTATAGAAAGAGATGCAAGTCTTAAAGATTTCTTGCTTCAAAAGTATTTCGATGCAAGCAATAACCTTCCCAGCTGGATTATTACATCCTGCGTAACTACACTTACTTTATCTGTACTGATCTCTCAGTATATTCCGGTAGTGCCTAAATTTATTGCAGATATACAGATTGTAGGGTATCAACTGAATAAGTTTGGATATACCTTTCTGGCCGTTATCTTTTTTTACCTGATAAAATCTACATTAGGCTTTTTATTTTATCAAAGTATAGGTGATGGAAAAAAATGGACTATTTTTTATTTTACCGCCACAAAATTTTATTTTATCCTGTCTTTTTTGTTGATAATTCTGTGTGTTAGCCATTATTACTTCCCAATAGACAGAAATAAAATCTTCTCATATTATTTCTTCTTCTTTTCTTTTGTGTTCATTTTCAAAGTTTTTTTCTATTTATTTCACAAGAACAAGATTCTTCCAGAGAAATGGTATTATAAATTTTTGTATATTTGCACGCTCCAAATCGCACCATTGTTACTGCTTTGGAAGTTGTTATTTTTTTAA